In Juglans microcarpa x Juglans regia isolate MS1-56 chromosome 4S, Jm3101_v1.0, whole genome shotgun sequence, a single window of DNA contains:
- the LOC121263278 gene encoding serine/arginine-rich splicing factor SR45a-like isoform X2: protein MADSPRRRYSRSPSPLRARSRSQSRSRPRSRSRSWSRPRSRSRSRSWSRPRPRSRSRSRGRAEPVNPGDTLYVTGLSQRVTERDLEEHFSKEGKVASCFLVMEPRTRVSRGFAFVTMETVEDANRCVKYLNQSVLEGRYITVEKSRRKRARTPTPGHYLGLKSTRDFGHRGGGGDRGRYRGRDDYRRSPRRSPFRGVAIILQDTRPMVEGQGGRGPGHFLTLLAQKGGMFVVLGDTFQFLASSVEGRLGKYGNPILVNVML from the exons ATG GCCGATTCACCGCGCAGAAG GTATTCACGGTCGCCTTCCCCTTTGAGAGCTCGATCCAGGTCCCAATCTAGGTCTAGACCCAGATCAAGGTCCAGGTCCTGGTCTAGACCTAGGAGTAGGTCCAGATCTAGATCCTGGTCTAGGCCAAGGCCCAGATCCCGGTCCAGAAGTCGTGGCAG GGCTGAGCCTGTAAACCCTGGAGATACGCTTTATGTAACTGGCCTCAGCCAAAGGGTCACAGAGAGGGATCTTGAAGAGCACTTCTCTAAGGAGGGAAAG GTAGCATCCTGTTTTCTTGTGATGGAGCCTCGGACACGTGTCTCTCGGGGTTTTGCTTTTGTTACAATGGAAACTGTTGAGGATGCCAACCGTTGTGTGAAATATCTTAACCAATCAGTTCTTGAAGGTCGATATATTACTGTTGAGAAG TCTCGGAGAAAACGAGCAAGAACTCCTACACCAGGACATTATCTTGGGCTCAAAAGTACTAGAGACTTTG GTCatcgtggtggtggtggtgatcgTGGTAGATATCGTGGACGTGATGACTATCGAAGATCTCCAAGGCGCTCACCATTTCGAGGGGTCGCGATTATTCTCCAAGATACTCGCCCCATGGTGGAAGGTCAAGGAGGGAGAGGTCCAGGTCACTTCCTTACTCTCCTAGCCCAGAAAGGAGGTATGTTCGTGGTTCTAGGTGATACTTTTCAGTTTTTGGCATCCTCGGTGGAGGGAAGACTTGGGAAGTATGGGAACCCAATTCTGGTAAATGTAATGCTTTAG
- the LOC121263278 gene encoding serine/arginine-rich splicing factor SR45a-like isoform X1 has product MADSPRRRYSRSPSPLRARSRSQSRSRPRSRSRSWSRPRSRSRSRSWSRPRPRSRSRSRGRSRSRSRGRAEPVNPGDTLYVTGLSQRVTERDLEEHFSKEGKVASCFLVMEPRTRVSRGFAFVTMETVEDANRCVKYLNQSVLEGRYITVEKSRRKRARTPTPGHYLGLKSTRDFGHRGGGGDRGRYRGRDDYRRSPRRSPFRGVAIILQDTRPMVEGQGGRGPGHFLTLLAQKGGMFVVLGDTFQFLASSVEGRLGKYGNPILVNVML; this is encoded by the exons ATG GCCGATTCACCGCGCAGAAG GTATTCACGGTCGCCTTCCCCTTTGAGAGCTCGATCCAGGTCCCAATCTAGGTCTAGACCCAGATCAAGGTCCAGGTCCTGGTCTAGACCTAGGAGTAGGTCCAGATCTAGATCCTGGTCTAGGCCAAGGCCCAGATCCCGGTCCAGAAGTCGTGGCAG ATCAAGGTCTAGAAGTCGTGGCAG GGCTGAGCCTGTAAACCCTGGAGATACGCTTTATGTAACTGGCCTCAGCCAAAGGGTCACAGAGAGGGATCTTGAAGAGCACTTCTCTAAGGAGGGAAAG GTAGCATCCTGTTTTCTTGTGATGGAGCCTCGGACACGTGTCTCTCGGGGTTTTGCTTTTGTTACAATGGAAACTGTTGAGGATGCCAACCGTTGTGTGAAATATCTTAACCAATCAGTTCTTGAAGGTCGATATATTACTGTTGAGAAG TCTCGGAGAAAACGAGCAAGAACTCCTACACCAGGACATTATCTTGGGCTCAAAAGTACTAGAGACTTTG GTCatcgtggtggtggtggtgatcgTGGTAGATATCGTGGACGTGATGACTATCGAAGATCTCCAAGGCGCTCACCATTTCGAGGGGTCGCGATTATTCTCCAAGATACTCGCCCCATGGTGGAAGGTCAAGGAGGGAGAGGTCCAGGTCACTTCCTTACTCTCCTAGCCCAGAAAGGAGGTATGTTCGTGGTTCTAGGTGATACTTTTCAGTTTTTGGCATCCTCGGTGGAGGGAAGACTTGGGAAGTATGGGAACCCAATTCTGGTAAATGTAATGCTTTAG
- the LOC121263439 gene encoding uncharacterized protein LOC121263439, which produces MASIYSCKECGTNLNLRTVHLFPPDFYFEAGNKGTLSFSCVDDSKFRFEKEDKIRPFFETVNYWGIQRKRTKIKCNNCGRLVGYVYDDGPPLTDSPGQFHMGPSQVIPRAARYRFKIKALQITTET; this is translated from the coding sequence ATGGCTTCCATCTACAGCTGCAAGGAGTGCGGGACCAACCTCAACCTTCGCACAGTGCATCTCTTCCCACCGGACTTCTACTTCGAGGCCGGCAACAAGGGTACGCTTTCCTTCTCGTGTGTCGACGACTCCAAATTCCGGTTCGAAAAGGAGGACAAGATCAGACCCTTCTTCGAGACCGTCAATTACTGGGGGATCCAGAGGAAGAGGACCAAGATCAAATGCAATAACTGCGGCCGTCTTGTCGGCTACGTCTACGACGACGGTCCTCCTCTCACAGACAGCCCCGGTCAATTCCACATGGGTCCTAGCCAAGTCATACCCAGAGCTGCCAGGTATAGGTTCAAGATCAAGGCGCTTCAGATCACAACGGAAACCTGA